The following are from one region of the Nocardia terpenica genome:
- the rsmD gene encoding 16S rRNA (guanine(966)-N(2))-methyltransferase RsmD — MTRIVAGTAGGRRLRVPPAGTRPTSDRVREALFSLLASRLDFDGIRVLDLYAGSGALGLEALSRGASHALLVESDRKAAAIVRGNIADLGLPGAELRWGTVGSVLRTAPARRYDLVLSDPPYAREAGDSAADLTCLVDNGWLHDGALVVVERPTRSPEIAWPAGFAPEKPRRYGETRIELAEYETPTGC; from the coding sequence TGCCGCCCGCGGGCACCCGGCCCACCTCGGATCGGGTGCGCGAGGCGCTGTTCAGCCTGCTCGCGTCCCGGCTGGACTTCGACGGCATTCGCGTGCTCGACCTGTACGCGGGGTCGGGCGCGCTGGGCCTGGAGGCGCTGTCGCGCGGCGCATCGCACGCCCTGCTGGTCGAATCCGACCGCAAGGCGGCCGCGATCGTCCGCGGCAATATCGCCGATCTGGGCCTGCCCGGGGCCGAATTGCGGTGGGGCACGGTCGGTTCCGTGCTGCGGACCGCCCCGGCGCGGCGGTACGACCTGGTGTTGTCGGACCCGCCGTACGCGCGGGAGGCGGGCGACTCGGCCGCGGACCTGACCTGTCTGGTCGACAACGGCTGGCTGCACGACGGGGCCCTCGTGGTCGTGGAACGCCCCACCCGGTCGCCCGAAATCGCCTGGCCCGCGGGCTTCGCGCCGGAGAAGCCCCGCCGCTACGGGGAGACTCGCATCGAACTCGCCGAGTACGAGACGCCGACCGGCTGTTAG